The uncultured Mailhella sp. genome segment GCGTGACGGTCTGCCGCCGCTCGCCCGCCGAGAGCTGCAGTTCGGAAGCCACGTCGCGGGTGCGGCCGATGCAGAAGCGGCAGCCGGGCTGTTCGGAAACTTTGCGGATGAAGTCTTCCTCGAAGCCTGCGCCGCTCCCCCCGGAAGGAATGAGCACCAGCACGGCGGGATCGCGCATGAGATTTTCCCTGAGGCGCTCGATGACGCCCATGTGCACCCCGTGCAGGACGAGCAGCGGCGCAAGCATGCTGGCCAGGGCGAGCACGCCGCAGAAGGAGAGGCTGCGTTCGTGCAGCCAGTCGCGCAGGGCAAGACGCAGGGACAAAAACAGCAGACGGAACATCAGCGACCTCCGGCCTGATCGTCCAGAAAGGCGCTCAGGTGATCGCCTTCGCTGCGCACGACCACGGGCACTTCGCGGAAGGCGAACTCATGCACGAGGGACACGTCGTGCGACACCATGACCACCGACGAGCCGCTTTCCCGCACCACGTCGAGAAACAGTTTCATGACCGTGCGGGAGAGTCCGGGATCCAGGGCGGCGGTAGGTTCGTCGGCAAGCAGAAGGCGCGGCTGCGGCGCCAGCGCCCGGGCGATGGCCGCGCGCTGCCTCTCGCCTATGGACAGCGACGCAGGCTCCGCGCGGCGCAGCCGGGCGATGCCGAGGCGTTCCATGAGCGCGTCGGCGCGCTTTGCGGCCTGCGCGGGCTCCATGCCTGCGGCAAGCGCCGTGAGCTTCACGTTTTCCTCCACGGTCAGGAAGGGAAAGAGGCCGCCCGTCTGGAGCACGTAGCCCAGGTGACGGCGGCGCAGATCCGTGAGCGCGTCGGTTCTGCCCCGGCTCCACAGCCCGGCGACGTCCGCCTCTTTGCCGTCGAAGGAAAAGACGAAGGTTCCCGCCTCGTCGGGACGCAGCACCATGCCCAGAAGATCGAGCGTGGTGCTCTTGCCGCAGCCGCTCGGCCCGGTGATGGCGATGCTCTCCCCTTCCTGCACGGAAAAACGGCGGATATGGAGGCGGTAGCCCGCCCCCATGTCGCGCTGTTTGGTCACGTTTTCAAGATGCGCTATCATTACGGCAGCATGTCCAGCGGCACGCGGTACACCCATTCGTTGGTGTTGGGGGAACCGAAGCCCTCCCAGTGGGTGTTGTCGCGGTCGTATTCCTCATAGCGGCGCACGAGCCCCTTGAGGCGACGGATGAACTCCTGCTGCTGGCCGGTGCTCATGTCGGTCCAGTCCTCCTGACGCAGGCGCAGCACCTGACTCTTGTAGGGCAGACCGTCCAGCACTTCGAGCAGCACGCCCTTCTGGGCGAGGTTCGCTTCCGGATCCTTGTTGAAGCTCGACGGGTCGCGGCTCATCTGCGCGGCCGCCGATATGAGCTGTTCATAGAAGTTGAAGTGTTCGCTGTCCTGCAAAAACGCCTCTTCGGCCGTGGAAATGATGAGCTTGAGCTGCTTGCGCAGCTGGCTGAGCTGCAGCTTGGTGAGCAGCACCGCCGGATACACCGCAGGCACGGGCGCGCCGTTGGGATTCTCTTCCAGCGACGTGAGGTCGGAATCGGCAATCCAGGCGCTCACCACCTGCGGAGCCGTGGTGCCGCGGTTGTCGCCCACGAACTGAAGCTGCATGGCGTAGCCGATGGCCTCGGCCGTGCGGCGGGCCCGCTCTTCCGGCGAGGCGGACTTGGGCAGATCCTGCGTCTTGGGCTTGTTCAGCATGCCGCCCTTGAGCTGCTGTTCGGCAATGTTGCAGTAGGTTTCGGCAATGAGCTTGCCCACGGCCTGGAACTGACGCGCGCCTTCCGCGGGCGTGGGCGCGTTGATGGGAATGTAGCTCGAACGGTTGTTGCTCAGCATGGAAAGCGCGCGGTAGCTCTCTTCCGCGTAGGAATGATCCTTCTTGCCTGCGGGCGTCTTCACGTGAACGGCCGTGAGGAATATCTTGTTCGTGCGCAGGTAGTCGGCCATGCCTTCCGGCGACATGCCGGTCTTCGACGTGGGATCGCTCCCCGCAAGAGGCCCGGCGTCGGTGATGAGCAGCATGGTCTTGGCGTCCACGCGGTTCCAGCTCAAGGAATCCACGGCCTCCTTCACGCCGGCGAGGGAGTCTTCGTCGAAGGCGTGGGTGGACGCCTGACACTCCTCCACCTGATCGAGCATGCGCTCCAGCGACGAGCGCTCCTCCACCGTGGCGAAATCGCTCACGATGCGCGTGTTGTACTCGGTGGCCGGGCGCTTTTCCACGTTGCTGCGGAACGCTACCACGGCAATGGCCACCTTGTCCTTGGCGGGCGACTTCTGGAGTCTGTCGTACACCGTGCGAATGATTTCGCGGGTCTGATCGATGTAGGGCTTCATGGACTTCGTGGTGTCGATGATGAACACGATGCCCGTGGTCATGCCGTCGGAACCCTTGGCCTTTTCCTTGTCGGCGTCCTTTTCGGGATCCTTCTGCACGCCGGGATCGATGCAGGCCACCTGAAGAAGCTGCGTGCCGCTGTCCTTGAACTGATCGTCCGTGGAGAGCACGGGCAGAAGATAGAAGTTCTTCTGCGACACCTGTCCGTCCTTTTCCATGGGCTCGGCGGCAATGACCGGCAGATCCGCGGGCTTGCGCGCGCCGGGCGTGTTGAAGAGCTCCACGTACTGCGCCACGGTGTCCTTGATGCTGTCGGCCGTGCACAGATCCACGATGGCGTCGTGACTGCGGAAGAACAGCACCGGCTGACGTCCCATCTGATCGGTGAACACCATGGTGATGGCCTGCGGCCATTCGGTGGTTTCGGAGATCTTGAGCCAGCCGTCCGAACCGGTGGAGGACACGCCTACGCGCAGCATGTCGTTCTGCCGGGCGTACACGTAATAGGAAGTGAAGGTGCGCGGATTGCCCACCACCTTGGAGGCCGAGGCGTCGCTGTAGAGCTTTGCCCCGGGATGCGACACCACGCGCTGAAACACCGTGGTTTTGCCTTCCTGCACGAGAGGCTGCTCGGCCTGCGCAAGGCAGGGCGCGAAAAGCGTCAGCGCGCACAACATGGATGCTGCAATAACATGCTTCATGGGAAACCTACTTCATGTCCTTGAGCCAGGCGGCCGCCTCGGCGTTGCCTTCGGCCGCGGCCTTTTCCGTCCAGGCCTTGAGAGAGGCGCGGGCCTTTTCCCCGTCGGGCGACTTGCCGTAATAGTACCAGGCTTCCGCGCCGTCCTTGCTGATGCTGCCCCACGCCGGACGCGAGGGATCCACGCATTCGGCGTAGCGCTGCGCGGCCTGCGCATTGTCTTCGCCCGCAGCGTAGTAGTACAGGCGGAAAATGGCGTCCTGCTGTTCCGGCGTGTCGGCGTCGAGTTCGCTCGCAAGCTTCATGGCCGCCTCGGGATTGCGTTCCCCGACAAAGAACGAGGCCACGCGTCCCCTGGCGTCGGCGCGCATGGCCGCCTCTTCCGCGGCCTTCTTCTCCGCGGCAGCCTTTTCGGCCGCAGCCTTGTCCGCAGCCGCCTTTTCCGCCGCGGCTTTTTCAGCAGCGGCTTTTTCAGCAGCGGCTTTTTCAGCAGCGGCTTTTTCAGCAGCAGCTTTTTCAGCAGCAGCTTTTTCAGCAGCAGCCTTTTCAGCCGCCGCCTTTTCCGCTTCGGCCTTCGCCGCTTCCTCGGCCGCCTGCTTTTCCGCAGCGGCCTTCTTTTCGGCTTCGGCCTTCGCGGCTTCTTCCGCGGCCTTCTTCTCGGCCTCGGCCTTTTCCTGCGCCGCCTTGTCCTGCTCGGCCTGCTCGGCGGAAGGCTCGCTGCCGCCCTGCGTCATGAAATACGCGCCGCCGGCCGCAAGAAGCGCCACCACCACGGCCGCCGCAATGAGCGGCGCGCGGCTCTTGCCCTGCGGGGCCGCAGGCGCGCTGCCGCCCGCGTCAAGCGAGGGCAGCTCCTCGGAAGATCCGGCTTCCGCCGCGCCTGCGGCCTTCGCCGCCTCTTCCTCAGCTCTGCGCCGTTCCGCCTCTTCGCGTTCCTTTCGGCGCGCGGCCTCCTCTTCTTCGCGAAGACGGGCTTCCTCAAGGCGGTAATCCTTGATGGTGCTCGTGCCTTCCAGCCCGGACCAGCTCACATCGTAGGCGGGCATGTCGTCGGTTTCCGCCTTCACGCGGCCGTCCGCGCCCATGAGGCAGACGCGATACACGCCGTCGTCCATGCTGTCCACGTAGGCGGGCTGGAGCTCAAACGACACGCTCTCGCCCTGCACTTCGGGCTTCACTTCCAGAGCCAGCGCTTCCGGCGCGCCGCTCCAGTTTCTGTTTCCGCTCGCGCACAGATACTCGCACGAGTTCCCCGGAAAATGCCCCAGCGCAATGCTGTCGCCCTCTTCGTAAAAGGCGGCGTCGCCTGCTTCCCGCGTCAGCGTTACCCGGGCATAGCCCTGATTCATTCCGTCCTGTGTAAATTCCGCTCTCATGCGCTTGCCTGTTCCCCGTTAATCTGATTGATGATCCTGCCGAGCTTCGCGTTTTCCTCAAGATTGATCTTGAGCCCGTCGGTAAAGGTGACGTTGTCCACCAGCATGCCGTAAAACGTGGTGAGCCAGTCCTTGTACCACTGCTTCACGAAAGGCTTGAACGTTTCCGGCAGCACGGGATATCCCGTGATCTGCGGCTTGTCGCGGAACACCGTGACGTTCTGACCCCGATAGTTCACCACGCGCTGCGATTCGTTGCTTTCCGCGGGCTTCTTGCCCATCCAGCTCACGAAGTCGTTGAGCACGCCTATGGCGTAACTCGCCTGCTTGCGGATCTTGCTTTCCTTGGGCACGTCCACGGGCTGGGCGATTTCCCGGAACTTGTTCTCCAGACGCCCTTCGATGTTCAGACGGGCCACGGCCGCGTCGAATTCGTCAAGCACCGCAAGAAAGATGGTCTTCGGGAACAGGTAGTAGCTCGTGCATTCCGTGGTGTCGGCAAGCGAGCGCATGCGCATGCTCCACGCCTCGATGATGCGCTCGGCGTAGAACGAAAGCTCGTCCTTGTCCGCGGGCGAGGGTTCCTTTTTGCCGGGCGCGGCAGGCGCGGGCTCGTCGAAGAAGTCCAGAGGATCGACGTCCGACATGTCGAGCGTATCGGTCTCCGGCGCGCTTTCCGCCTCCTCCGGCATGCTGAACGACGACTCCCGATACTCGTCGAAGCTGCGTTCCGCCTCGCTGTACAGATAGTAGAGCTGCTCGGGAGAAATCTTGAAGTTGTTCAGCAGTTCGGGGAAGCGTTCCTGGAAGTTCGGATTCATGAACAGCTTGCCGAAGCGGCCGAACAGCGCCATCTTCTTCTTGAGCTCCTCCTCCTGATTGCCGGAATGATAGAACGGCGCAAGCGTGGCGTAGAGCGTCTGTCTTGCGGCATAGAGGGCGTTGGATATCTGACCGAGCTTGAGATTGGGATCGCACAGCGGCTGGAGGCAGCGCTTGATGTGCTCGATGCCGCCGTCGTTGGGATTCATGATTTCGTCGAAGGCCGTGGCCGGCGAGCGGAAATGACGCTGCACCAGCGCCGATTCGATGAACGCCTTGCGCAGCTCGTCGCGATACTGTTCCTTGTCCTCGCGCACGCCCGTTTCCCGGCCCTCGGCGTTGTAGGTCATCATGTTGTCCCAACGGATGTTCACGTTGCGCAGCATGTACAGATTGTTGAAGGGCTGATTCGGCGTCCATTCCTCCACCCAGCGGGTGTTCTGACTGTACGCTCCGGAGAAGTGGCCGAGAAACACGCCCTTCACCACGTCGTCCCAGCGGGTTTCAAACTTGGCGCCGCTCTTCTCCTCGAAGTGATGATCCGACTTCGTGAGAATGTAGAACAGCGCGGTCTTGGCGTGAACGCGGTCTTCCGGGGTCTTGCCGTGAGTGGCGGTGATCCATTCCTCCACGGCGGCGGGCAGGCCGGGCGTGTTGTCGGTGGTGGCCACGCACAGAAGCAGACTCGTCAGCTCGCGCTCGGCGTTGTAGCGCTGGAACAGGTACGCCACCTTGCCGCGGCGGAAGAACTGTTCCACCGCGCTGTCGGCGCGGCCCTTGTGCAGGTAGTCGCGGATGTCCGAACATTCCAGACGCGCCTTGTAGCCCGGGAAGTCCAGAAGATCGGTGTGATCGAAGTAGTCGGCGGGCTTGTGGGTCATCACGAGGGTGAGCTCGGCAATGACCGCCGAGGCGTTCTTGCGCGAAACCGCGGCCTTGCGGCCTTCGGGGGTGCACATCTGCACTTCGCCGCTCACGTGGGAGAGCGAGAAGTCCGTGCGGCCGAGGGTGTCCACGTCGATGATGCTCGCCTCGCGGGGCACGAGCGCGTCCATGGAGCAGAACGCCTCCTCGGCGTTGCCGAGACGCGCCAGATCCGAAGAGAGCGCCTGGAACATGTCGTTGAATTCCGGAATACCGTCCCAGATGATGCCGAAAAGCTTCACGCGGTCGTCGAGGGAAAGGCGCGGGGCAAGCGCAATGGCGTCGCGCCAGTACACTTCTTCGAGCGCGGCCGCGCGGCTCATGCCGCCGAAGGAATTGCTCACGTATTCGCGCAGCTCCTCCATGACGTCGAGCGTGATGTGCGCGCACGGCTGCCCGGCGCGTTCCTTGAGGGACGACACCGCGGCCTGAATGGCGGTCTTGTCCACCTTTTCCTTGTGGTCGCAGTCGCAGAAGTAGGAGTTGGCGAAAATCTTGACGAGCTCGGTTTCGGAGAGCAGGCGCACGTGCACCGGATACCCCGCCGGCATGTTGGCCGGGGGCGTCATGGTGAAGCGCGTGACGAGACCCGTGGATTCCTTGTTTCCGCCGGGGTTCAGATCCCGGAGGAAGTCGTAGGTCTGATCGCCGAAGGCGCAGCGCACTTCCTTGTTTTCATCGCGGGCGAGCGACGAGAGCAGGTAGGACTTGCCCGC includes the following:
- a CDS encoding ATP-binding cassette domain-containing protein; the encoded protein is MIAHLENVTKQRDMGAGYRLHIRRFSVQEGESIAITGPSGCGKSTTLDLLGMVLRPDEAGTFVFSFDGKEADVAGLWSRGRTDALTDLRRRHLGYVLQTGGLFPFLTVEENVKLTALAAGMEPAQAAKRADALMERLGIARLRRAEPASLSIGERQRAAIARALAPQPRLLLADEPTAALDPGLSRTVMKLFLDVVRESGSSVVMVSHDVSLVHEFAFREVPVVVRSEGDHLSAFLDDQAGGR
- a CDS encoding virulence factor SrfC family protein, which produces MDKDTIVAEARRLTDAAEQAQQWIARNEERVRSCGKSREDVLAKLRQQARLLRKLGRAAERKMCAGVFGPSQAGKSYLLSSLARDENKEVRCAFGDQTYDFLRDLNPGGNKESTGLVTRFTMTPPANMPAGYPVHVRLLSETELVKIFANSYFCDCDHKEKVDKTAIQAAVSSLKERAGQPCAHITLDVMEELREYVSNSFGGMSRAAALEEVYWRDAIALAPRLSLDDRVKLFGIIWDGIPEFNDMFQALSSDLARLGNAEEAFCSMDALVPREASIIDVDTLGRTDFSLSHVSGEVQMCTPEGRKAAVSRKNASAVIAELTLVMTHKPADYFDHTDLLDFPGYKARLECSDIRDYLHKGRADSAVEQFFRRGKVAYLFQRYNAERELTSLLLCVATTDNTPGLPAAVEEWITATHGKTPEDRVHAKTALFYILTKSDHHFEEKSGAKFETRWDDVVKGVFLGHFSGAYSQNTRWVEEWTPNQPFNNLYMLRNVNIRWDNMMTYNAEGRETGVREDKEQYRDELRKAFIESALVQRHFRSPATAFDEIMNPNDGGIEHIKRCLQPLCDPNLKLGQISNALYAARQTLYATLAPFYHSGNQEEELKKKMALFGRFGKLFMNPNFQERFPELLNNFKISPEQLYYLYSEAERSFDEYRESSFSMPEEAESAPETDTLDMSDVDPLDFFDEPAPAAPGKKEPSPADKDELSFYAERIIEAWSMRMRSLADTTECTSYYLFPKTIFLAVLDEFDAAVARLNIEGRLENKFREIAQPVDVPKESKIRKQASYAIGVLNDFVSWMGKKPAESNESQRVVNYRGQNVTVFRDKPQITGYPVLPETFKPFVKQWYKDWLTTFYGMLVDNVTFTDGLKINLEENAKLGRIINQINGEQASA
- a CDS encoding vWA domain-containing protein, coding for MKHVIAASMLCALTLFAPCLAQAEQPLVQEGKTTVFQRVVSHPGAKLYSDASASKVVGNPRTFTSYYVYARQNDMLRVGVSSTGSDGWLKISETTEWPQAITMVFTDQMGRQPVLFFRSHDAIVDLCTADSIKDTVAQYVELFNTPGARKPADLPVIAAEPMEKDGQVSQKNFYLLPVLSTDDQFKDSGTQLLQVACIDPGVQKDPEKDADKEKAKGSDGMTTGIVFIIDTTKSMKPYIDQTREIIRTVYDRLQKSPAKDKVAIAVVAFRSNVEKRPATEYNTRIVSDFATVEERSSLERMLDQVEECQASTHAFDEDSLAGVKEAVDSLSWNRVDAKTMLLITDAGPLAGSDPTSKTGMSPEGMADYLRTNKIFLTAVHVKTPAGKKDHSYAEESYRALSMLSNNRSSYIPINAPTPAEGARQFQAVGKLIAETYCNIAEQQLKGGMLNKPKTQDLPKSASPEERARRTAEAIGYAMQLQFVGDNRGTTAPQVVSAWIADSDLTSLEENPNGAPVPAVYPAVLLTKLQLSQLRKQLKLIISTAEEAFLQDSEHFNFYEQLISAAAQMSRDPSSFNKDPEANLAQKGVLLEVLDGLPYKSQVLRLRQEDWTDMSTGQQQEFIRRLKGLVRRYEEYDRDNTHWEGFGSPNTNEWVYRVPLDMLP